In the bacterium genome, ACTCAGTAACTTAGCTTAGACTTTAGAAACTAATTTGCACATTAGTTCGAACATTAGAATGACCGACTTATTTATTACGCTCCTTTCTGACAAACAAAGCAGTACCAAGTACTATAAAAATTACAGTCATTAGCACTACAACGCTTAAACTCAATTCCGTTGAAAATAAAACTAATTTTTGAGTCTCCAATGCCATACCCTTGTAATATATACTTCTTACTAAATCAACAGCGTAAGTCATAGGTGAGATTCTTGACAATACAAAGAGTAATGGTGGTAGATCTTTCACTACATTAAATACCCCAGCAAGAAAAAATTGTGGAAACATAAGAAGTGGGAATATTTGTTGTGCTGATTTTTGTGTGTTGAGAAGTGAAACTATTATCAATCCAAAACCTCCTCCCAACAGAGATATCAAAATCAAAAAAGGAAGTAATTGCAATAGTCTAGAAATATCTACAGGAATTCCAAGTAATGGTATAAGTATCATCTGAGCCAACATCATACAAAACGATACAGATGATTCACCTACTATCTTTCCTATGATAATTGCATATCTAGAGACAGGTGAAACAAATAGTTCTTGTGCGAAATCATTATCTCTATCTTCAAGCAAAGAAATAATTCCTTGACTTGTTGATTGAAACATTGTGTTTGTGATTGACCCAAGGAATGTGAAAAGTAAAAAGTTATATCCCAATATCGCTCCAAAATTTGCTTGATTTGATGTACCAAGTATACCAGTAAACACAAGTGGGAATATAAAGGCAAAAACCAATCTTCTTTTGTCTTTTACAAATTTTGTAAAATCTCTAGCAGCAACTGTGATTATTGTATTTACGAATTTTGACATTAAGTTTATTTTGATCAACAGTTAATAATTTCCAAATAAGCATCTTCCAAGCTTGGACCTTGTCTAATAATTTTTTTTGCTTCGTTAGAGAGCATACTTTTCATTTGAGAAGTATCACCGTCAAATGCAACTTTCCCCTTTTTCAATATAACTATATGATCAGCATTTTCAACTTCATCAAGATAATGTGTAGTCAAAAAAATAGTTATGTTTTTTTCTTTGCGGATTTGATTTAGATAATTCCACAATGATCTTCTCGAAGATGGATCAAGACCTGTAGTTGGTTCGTCTAAAAATAATACTTTGGGTTCATGCATCATTGAACGAACTATTTCCAATTTTCTCTTCATACCACCAGAGAAAGTTTTGATAGATTTGAAAAGTTCCTTGTGATCTAGATCTACAACTTCAAAAAGCTCATTGATTTTCGCTTTGTACGAATTTGGCATCAAAGCAAAAGTAGGTCTATAAGTTGTAACTCCATACAAA is a window encoding:
- a CDS encoding ABC transporter permease: MSKFVNTIITVAARDFTKFVKDKRRLVFAFIFPLVFTGILGTSNQANFGAILGYNFLLFTFLGSITNTMFQSTSQGIISLLEDRDNDFAQELFVSPVSRYAIIIGKIVGESSVSFCMMLAQMILIPLLGIPVDISRLLQLLPFLILISLLGGGFGLIIVSLLNTQKSAQQIFPLLMFPQFFLAGVFNVVKDLPPLLFVLSRISPMTYAVDLVRSIYYKGMALETQKLVLFSTELSLSVVVLMTVIFIVLGTALFVRKERNK
- a CDS encoding ATP-binding cassette domain-containing protein, which translates into the protein MIKVENLVKKFKKTSEIAVNDVSFEVKEGEFFAFLGPNGAGKTTTISILTTILSKTSGVVKIDNLDIDKDQDSVRQKIGIIFQKPSLDENLTAEENIRIHSSLYGVTTYRPTFALMPNSYKAKINELFEVVDLDHKELFKSIKTFSGGMKRKLEIVRSMMHEPKVLFLDEPTTGLDPSSRRSLWNYLNQIRKEKNITIFLTTHYLDEVENADHIVILKKGKVAFDGDTSQMKSMLSNEAKKIIRQGPSLEDAYLEIINC